The following is a genomic window from Candidatus Polarisedimenticolia bacterium.
GTGCGCATGGCGCTGGGGGCGGACAGCCGGCGCATCCTGCGCATGGTCCTGCAGCAGGGGACGATCCTGACCGGGACCGGGCTGGTGCTCGGATTGCTGCTCACCTTGGGCCTCGCCGGGCTCGTGGGGAGCGGGGTCCAGAACGTCCTGTTCGGCGTCAGCCCCTTCGATCCGCTCACTTACGCCGCGGTGTTCGTGCTGGTAGCCGTGGTCTCCTTCGCCGCGTCGTTCTTCCCGGCACGCCGCGCCACCCGCGTCGACCCGATGATCGCCCTGCGGGCCGAGTAGCCCGCCGATCTCAGTCCCGGGCCGGTTCCCTGGCCGGCCCGGGAATGCACCTCACGAATCCCCCGCCTCGCAGGCTCCGGCTCCAGCCGATCAGGCAGCCCCGCCACTTTGAGCTCCATTGACACGGCCCGCCGAATCGGCGTAAAGCTTGGAGACAATCCTTCCAATTCGGGAGTCAGTCATGTTCACCTCCGAGCCCCGAGACAGTGTCCGCTTATCCCTCCTTGCCGGAGTGCTTCTTCTCGCTGCCGTGACGATGGCCGGGGCGGCTCCGAAAAGCGTCGTCTTCGGTGCCGACCAGGAAGTCGGAGGAGAGGGGACGAGCCAAGCCAATCCGAGCATCGCGTTCAATCCGGTCGATTCGTCGGAGCTGGTGGTAGCCTTCGTCGACACCTATTCAGCCGGCAGCATTCCGGCCGCGGCATGCCGGACCGCCTTCCGGACGGTGGCGGGATGGCAGACGGGAGACGCCGTGCCGCTGGAGCTGCCTGCCGGTGCGACCAGCGTCACCTGCGGATTCCCCGCCATTGCCGGCGATGAATCGGGGAGCTTTTACGTCGCCTACCTGAAAGGCATCTCCGCCCCCGGCCGCTTCGACAGCGAAGTCTTCGTGGCCAAGAGCACCGACGGCGGGGAGTCTTTCTCGTCCAGCTCCATGATCTTCGACGGTGTGTCGGGCCGGGCAGACACCCCCTCCATCGCCGTCGACAACTGGGCCGGCAGTCCGTTCCGCGGCCGGGTCTACGTCGCCTATACGAATTTCGGCTTCGGCACCACGGAATCGATGCAGGCCGCCTTCTCGCGGGACGGCGGCGCGACCTGGTCGGCGCCGCAGGACATCTCCGTCCCGGTCGACAAGGAGACTCCCGTGGGGGCCAACGTCGTGGTGGCTCCGAACGGCAGCGTCTTCGTCTTCTGGTCGAGCTTCCTGCACTCCTCCTCGAAAAAGCTGTCCATCCTTTTCACGCGATCCGACGACGGCGGCATCACCTGGGTCCGCGAGGACTCGGTCGCTTCGCATCTTCCCAGCCCGGGCTTCTTCCGGCTGAAGAACGAAGACCCTCTCTTCATGGTCAGCCCCTTCGCGGGGATCGCGGCGAACAGCAATCCGAGCGCCGCGGTCGGACCGGACGGAACGCTCTACCTCGCCTGGACCGATTTCAAAGAAGGAAGCTGCAAGTCGCTCTCGAGCTTTGGGGACTTCGCTTGCGCCAATGCCGATGTGAGGCTCTCGCTGTCGAAGAATGGGGGGAAATCCTGGAGCAAGCCGGTGAAGGTGAGCGACGAGAGTCCGGCGGGATCGGACCAGTTTCATCCGCAGATTGCCGTCCATCCCGATGGCCTGGTGAGTCTGGTATGGCTGGATCGGCGCCTGGATCCGGATAACGTCGATGTGAATACCTTCTACACCAACACCAGCGACGGCGTGAGCTTCCTGGCGAACGTGCGCGTCTCGGGCGCCACCTCGACGGTCGGCTCGTCGGCCTCCCTGGGAGACCGCATCGGGCTCGCCGTCGCGGGCTCCGAGGTCGACCCCGTCTGGGGCGACCTGCGCACCGGCACCCTTGGCCTGTTCACCGCGAAAGGGTCGCTGGCCCCCTGAAGGTCCCGCCGCGGAGGACGTGAGATAATCCGCCGCCTCAAAGCCAGGAACAGTTCCGGCTCGTAGCGGGGCGCGCTTGGTAAACCAGACCCTCATCAGCCTGGTCGCCTATCTCGGACTGGTCGGCGCAGCTTCGCTGCTGGCTCCGAAGCTCAGGCTGCCCGCGCCGGTCCTGCTGGCGGTTGCCGGCATCGCCTGGGGCCTGGTGCCGGGCCTCGCCTTGCCGACGGTGGATCCCCACATCATCCTCTCGGTCTTCCTGCCCCCGCTCCTCTACGCCGAAGCCTGGCGATCCTCCTGGCACGACTTCCGCCGCTGGATGCGCCCCATCCTCTCGCTGGCTATCGGCCTCGTCGCCTTCACGATTCTCTGCGTCGGCTACGCCGCCAGGCAGCTGGTGCCCGATCTCCCCTGGGCGGTCTGCTTCCTTATCGGCGCGATCGTTTCGCCGACCGACACGGTGGCGGTCCACGGCGTGCTCGAGCGCTTGCGGGTCCCGCGCCGGGCCACGGCGATCATCGGCGGGGAGAGCCTGGTCAACGACGCCACCGGACTCCTGGGGGTGCAGCTCGCCCTGATCGTGATTTTCACGGGGGTCTTCGAAGTCAGC
Proteins encoded in this region:
- a CDS encoding sialidase family protein, which gives rise to MFTSEPRDSVRLSLLAGVLLLAAVTMAGAAPKSVVFGADQEVGGEGTSQANPSIAFNPVDSSELVVAFVDTYSAGSIPAAACRTAFRTVAGWQTGDAVPLELPAGATSVTCGFPAIAGDESGSFYVAYLKGISAPGRFDSEVFVAKSTDGGESFSSSSMIFDGVSGRADTPSIAVDNWAGSPFRGRVYVAYTNFGFGTTESMQAAFSRDGGATWSAPQDISVPVDKETPVGANVVVAPNGSVFVFWSSFLHSSSKKLSILFTRSDDGGITWVREDSVASHLPSPGFFRLKNEDPLFMVSPFAGIAANSNPSAAVGPDGTLYLAWTDFKEGSCKSLSSFGDFACANADVRLSLSKNGGKSWSKPVKVSDESPAGSDQFHPQIAVHPDGLVSLVWLDRRLDPDNVDVNTFYTNTSDGVSFLANVRVSGATSTVGSSASLGDRIGLAVAGSEVDPVWGDLRTGTLGLFTAKGSLAP